A genomic segment from Necator americanus strain Aroian chromosome III, whole genome shotgun sequence encodes:
- a CDS encoding hypothetical protein (NECATOR_CHRIII.G12574.T2) — translation MHPDRVHDAHSRPPPPPVSQSKLAKASRGRKMKSPGALADSGVAPLKRAASQTPSPAPLKTSRIEPDPAVFRNGIIGIAKSDSSATCTPGLSMGVVTPPGGAHQTPRTPLSADSKPHTTSAESTHPSDPGHRASSVTPSGSAGNNPASSLFVNTSSTSLLTQAGLLSHQLAAGQQLGVDTLRLLHNPQLAASLSAAAAAGNPFLSTNTGATIPLLHMLQQQQQHQQQQQQQQQQQHQQHALQLQQAALAAAAASGNPVLPPTGLTPSGASLPFPANAALGPQLAGAALLGRPIVPQPPPSLAPRKPGRWCGMHVKIAHDIAAYRQSQQQKDKQIAVAAAAAEQRARVAAAAPPSVAAVASTSQAASVPDASAAAQIAMQHAALAARGATAQPPHCLPSTSSSASTGFPSLAGLPPQALQTLALSNNPQMLSAIQEARRVAAATPKPPQPQMTPQRPPSAMPRTPQQPGGLALPPGLASLGPAGLSLAAPAPAAGSLTNGTSDAAAAQQAMLQALMQQMQQQHQQQLLQQQQQLQQQQQQQQAAVAAAAAAQAQREREQRELQAQQQQQAQLQQQQAAQLARSQSATNLPPGLTGASGHMLLNQAQLLQLQMLQQLDPARAALAAAAAVQPHSAQGTPAQQPQLDLGIYRAHMEQQQQQQQSLLLAQAQAQQQQVAQAQAAQQQQSGAVDPREALLRLYSQSSAAASGRGGIEALLSAQQAAAAAAAAQQQQQQQQQQRLPPGFGGGGGALPPGLAGLAAAQHASMGGAPTSQSSLFNPALLGLQGLSAATPYGKPFAASLQQLSQMKREGTDVIPNGR, via the exons AAACTAGCCAAGGCCTCGCGCGGCCGCAAAATGAAAAGTCCTGGCGCATTGGCGGACAGTGGTGTCGCGCCACTTAAACGTGCCGCCAGCCAGACCCCATCGCCAGCACCGTTGAAGACTTCGAGAATTGAGCCGGATCCTGCAGTGTTTCG aaatgGTATCATTGGCATTGCAAAATCCGACTCATCCGCTACGTGTACTCCGGGGCTATCGATGGGTGTTGTCACTCCACCAGGAGGCGCTCATCAAACGCCAAGAACACCGTTATCGGCAGATTCGAAGCCGCACACGACATCGGCTGAAT CAACCCATCCGTCCGATCCGGGTCATCGAGCGTCGTCCGTAACCCCCTCGGGCAGTGCTGGAAACAATCCGGCGTCATCGCTTTTCGTGAACACCTCGTCCACATCGCTTCTTACTCAAGCCGGTCTACTGTCACATCAGCTGGCAGCCGGCCAACAACTTGGTGTCGATACACTTCGGCTATTGCACAATCCACAATTGGCGGCCAGTTTATCTGCGGCTGCAGCTGCCGGTAATCCATTTCTGTCGACAAACACGGGCGCAACCATTCCCTTACTGCACATgttgcaacaacaacaacaacatcaacaacagcaacaacaacag caacaacaacaacatcaacaacacGCTCTACAACTACAACAAGCTGCGCTGGCTGCAGCAGCAGCAAGTGGGAATCCGGTGTTACCGCCGACAGGATTGACGCCAAGTGGCGCTTCGTTACCGTTCCCAGCAAACGCAGCGCTTGGACCACAACTTGCCGGTGCTGCACTTCTAGGACGACCGATAGTTCCACAACCTCCGCCATCGTTGGCGCCTAGG AAACCTGGTCGATGGTGCGGAATGCATGTGAAAATAGCGCATGACATCGCAGCATACCGACAAtcacaacaacaaaaggaCAAGCAGATCGCTGTCGCCGCTGCTGCAGCCGAACAAAGAGCTCGTGTCGCCGCTGCTGCACCGCCATCCGTTGCCGCTGTCGCCAGCACGTCACAAGCCGCATCTGTTCCGGACGCATCCGCTGCTGCACAAATCGCTATGCAACATGCAGCATTGGCAGCACGAGGTGCTACCGCACAACCGCCACATTGCCTGCCATCCACATCGTCCTCGGCGTCGACtgg attcCCATCGTTAGCTGGTTTACCGCCACAAGCTTTGCAAACGTTGGCATTATCGAATAACCCACAGATGTTGTCAGCAATACAAGAAGCACGGCGAGTTGCCGC tgcCACGCCAAAACCTCCTCAACCTCAAATGACACCGCAACGGCCACCGTCTGCTATGCCACGGACACCACAACAACCGGGTGGCCTAGCATTACCGCCTGGATTGGCGTCCCTTGGCCCTGCGGGCTTGTCATTGGCGGCACCAGCACCTGCAGCCGGATCCCTAACGAATGGCACCAGCGATGCTGCAGCAGCTCAACAGGCTATGTTGCAAGCATTAATGCAACAAATGCAGCAACAACACCAACAACAACttctacaacaacaacaacagttgcaacaacaacaacagcagcaacaAGCTGCGGTTGCTGCAGCTGCTGCAGCACAGGCTCAACGAGAACGAGAACAACGAGAGTTGCAAgcacaacaacagcaacaagcACAgctacaacaacaacaa GCTGCCCAACTGGCTCGAAGTCAGTCTGCCACTAACCTGCCTCCTGGACTCACTGGTGCCTCCGGACATATGCTGTTGAATCAAGCCCAACTGCTTCAGCTACAAATG CTTCAGCAGCTCGATCCTGCCCGAGCAGCTCTAGCTGCAGCAGCCGCCGTTCAACCGCACAGTGCCCAAGGAACACCTGCCCAACAACCTCAACTCGATCTCGGCATTTATCGTGCACATATggaacaacagcaacaacaacagcaaagtTTGCTGCTCGCTCAAGCCCAAGCACAACAGCAGCAAGTCGCTCAGGCTCAAGCAGCACAACAGCAGCAGTCGGGTGCTGTGGATCCGCGAGAAGCACTGTTACGGTTGTACAGTCAGTCATCCGCAGCTGCTAGTGGACGTGGTGGTATCGAAGCATTGTTGAGTGCTCAACAGGCCGCTGCCGCAGCAGCTGCAgctcaacaacaacagcaacaacaacaacaacaacggttACCGCCCGGAttcggtggtggtggtggtgcacTTCCGCCTGGACTTGCAGGCCTTGCAGCTGCTCAGCATGCCTCCATGGGCGGTGCACCCACCTCCCAATCCTCGTTGTTCAATCCGGCACTGCTCGGGCTACAAGGACTAAGCGCTGCTACGCCGTATGGCAAACCTTTTGCCGCAAGTTTACAGCAGCTGAGTCAGATGAAACGTGAGGGAACCGATGTTATTCCGAATGGTCGGTAG